One Tachyglossus aculeatus isolate mTacAcu1 chromosome 18, mTacAcu1.pri, whole genome shotgun sequence DNA segment encodes these proteins:
- the ARC gene encoding activity-regulated cytoskeleton-associated protein — MELDRMNPSSGLHPSSGLHPYPGQRAGVTAKPNVILQIGKCRAEMLEHVRKTHRHLLAEVSRQVERELKGLHKSVGKLESNLDGYVPSSDSQRWKKSIKACLSRCQETIAHLERWVKREMNVWREVFYRLERWADRLEAMGGKYPAGEQARRTVSVGVGGPETSCPGEESYDCPISPYAIPPSTGESPESLDQGDQHYQQWFALPEESPVSPGVDTQIFEDPREFLRHLEKYLKQVGGTEEDWLSQIQNHMNGPAKKWWEYKQGSVKNWLEFKKEFLQYSEGTLTRDALKRELDLPQKQGEPLDQFLWRKRDLYQTLYVDADEEEIIQYVVGTLQPKLKRFLHHPLPKTLEQLIQRGQEVQNGLEPTDDQAGQRTQSEDNDESLTPAVTNESTASEGTLPE; from the coding sequence ATGGAGCTGGACCGCATGAACCCCAGCTCTGGGCTGCACCCCAGCAGTGGGCTGCACCCCTATCCTGGCCAGAGGGCGGGAGTGACCGCGAAGCCCAATGTCATCTTGCAGATTGGGAAGTGCCGGGCAGAGATGCTGGAACACGTGCGCAAGACCCACCGGCACCTACTGGCTGAGGTATCCCGCCAGGTGGAGCGGGAGCTGAAGGGCCTGCACAAGTCCGTGGGCAAGCTGGAGAGCAACCTGGACGGCTACGTGccctcctcagactcccaacGCTGGAAGAAGTCCATCAAGGCCTGCCTGTCCCGCTGCCAGGAGACCATCGCCCACCTGGAGCGCTGGGTCAAACGGGAGATGAACGTCTGGAGGGAGGTCTTCTACCGGCTGGAGCGCTGGGCGGACCGCCTGGAGGCCATGGGGGGCAAGTACCCTGCGGGCGAGCAGGCCCGGAGGACGGTGTCAGTGGGCGTGGGTGGCCCTGAGACCAGCTGCCCGGGGGAAGAGAGCTATGACTGTCCCATCAGTCCCTATGCCATCCCCCCCTCCACCGGAGAGTCCCCAGAGAGCCTGGACCAGGGTGACCAGCACTACCAGCAATGGTTCGCCCTGCCCGAAGAGTCGCCGGTCAGTCCGGGAGTGGACACTCAGATCTTTGAGGACCCACGCGAGTTCCTGCGTCACCTGGAGAAGTACCTGAAGCAGGTGGGTGGCACGGAGGAGGACTGGCTGTCCCAGATCCAGAACCACATGAATGGGCCGGCCAAGAAATGGTGGGAGTACAAGCAGGGCTCCGTGAAGAACTGGCTGGAGTTCAAGAAGGAGTTCCTGCAGTACAGCGAGGGCACGCTGACCCGAGACGCCCTCAAGCGCGAGCTGGACCTACCCCAGAAGCAGGGTGAGCCCCTGGACCAGTTTCTCTGGCGCAAGCGAGACCTGTACCAGACCCTGTACGTGGATGCCGACGAGGAGGAGATCATCCAGTACGTAGTCGGGACGCTGCAGCCCAAGCTCAAGCGCTTCCTCCACCACCCGCTGCCCAAGACGCTGGAGCAGCTGATCCAGAGGGGCCAGGAGGTCCAGAATGGGCTGGAGCCAACCGATGACCAGGCCGGACAGAGGACCCAGTCTGAAGACAATGACGAGTCGCTGACCCCAGCCGTCACCAATGAGTCCACCGCCAGCGAAGGGACCCTGCCCGAGTAG